The following are from one region of the Agelaius phoeniceus isolate bAgePho1 chromosome 20, bAgePho1.hap1, whole genome shotgun sequence genome:
- the DUSP14 gene encoding dual specificity protein phosphatase 14 produces MTSRSHNSLPRTLMAPRMLSEGALGGIAQITPSLYLSRGSVASNRHLLLSRGITCIINATIEIPNFNWPQFEYVKVPLADMPNAPISLYFDSVADKIQSVARKHGAALVHCAAGVSRSATLCIAFLMKHHKVSLLEAYSWVKARRPVIRPNVGFWRQLIDYERKLFGKTTVKMVQTPYGIVPDVYERERRPLMPYWGI; encoded by the coding sequence ATGACCTCCAGAAGCCACAACTCCCTGCCGAGAACTCTGATGGCTCCGCGGATGCTCTCGGAAGGCGCCCTGGGGGGCATCGCCCAGATCACGCCCTCGCTGTACCTGAGCCGGGGCAGCGTGGCCTCCAACCGGCACCTGCTGCTGTCGCGGGGCATCACCTGCATCATCAACGCCACCATCGAGATCCCCAACTTCAACTGGCCCCAGTTTGAGTACGTCAAAGTGCCTTTGGCCGACATGCCCAACGCGCCCATCTCGCTGTACTTCGACAGCGTGGCCGACAAGATCCAGAGCGTGGCGCGGAAGCACGGGGCCGCGCTGGTGCACTGCGCCGCCGGCGTCAGCAGGTCGGCCACGCTCTGCATCGCCTTCCTCATGAAGCACCACAAGGTCTCCCTGCTGGAGGCCTACAGCTGGGTGAAGGCACGGCGCCCCGTGATCCGGCCCAACGTGGGCTTCTGGAGGCAGCTGATAGACTACGAGAGGAAGCTCTTTGGCAAGACCACGGTTAAAATGGTACAGACGCCCTACGGCATCGTCCCGGACGTTTACGAGAGAGAGAGGAGACCCCTGATGCCTTACTGGggaatttaa